The Elaeis guineensis isolate ETL-2024a chromosome 13, EG11, whole genome shotgun sequence genome includes a region encoding these proteins:
- the LOC140850968 gene encoding uncharacterized protein isoform X1 has translation MASSAHPLPPTDRASPEPPEKKQKLMSEGSDEENRKSVSDGSGEERTDSTGCDMAEEYYCNNYLFDCDGEPEEDSDGDLLVCNLVAHLRGKFDLEGPRAQDWRKCADFSELALKKYNNDNGTNYELVEVVKVNMRIVSGVIFYITFTAKDADATDGVPEVFQARVVNLINNGVEVCLCRLKPTN, from the exons ATGGCCTCCTCCGCCCATCCTCTCCCCCCCACGGACAGGGCTTCTCCGGAACCACCGGAGAAAAAGCAGAAATTGATGAGTGAAGGATCAGACGAGGAAAACCGGAAGTCGGTGAGCGACGGATCGGGGGAAGAAAGGACGGACTCCACTGGTTGTGACATGGCCGAGGAATATTATTGCAATAACTAT CTCTTTGACTGTGATGGGGAACCGGAAGAGGATTCGGATGGTGATTTATTGGTTTGTAACCTTGTAGCACATTTACGGGGCAAGTTCGACTTGGAAGGACCCAGAGCACAGGACTGGAGAAAATGTGCCGATTTCTCAGAGTTGGCCCTAAAGAAGTACAATAACGATAAT GGAACAAATTATGAGCTTGTGGAGGTGGTCAAGGTAAACATGCGGATTGTTTCTGGTGTGATATTTTATATAACCTTTACAGCCAAGGATGCTGATGCTACTGATGGTGTTCCTGAGGTCTTTCAAGCACGTGTGGTGAACTTGATAAATAATGGTGTGGAGGTCTGTCTTTGTAGGCTTAAGCCTACAAACTAG
- the LOC140850968 gene encoding uncharacterized protein isoform X2, with protein sequence MASSAHPLPPTDRASPEPPEKKQKLMSEGSDEENRKSVSDGSGEERTDSTGCDMAEEYYCNNYLFDCDGEPEEDSDGDLLVCNLVAHLRGKFDLEGPRAQDWRKCADFSELALKKYNNDNPRMLMLLMVFLRSFKHVW encoded by the exons ATGGCCTCCTCCGCCCATCCTCTCCCCCCCACGGACAGGGCTTCTCCGGAACCACCGGAGAAAAAGCAGAAATTGATGAGTGAAGGATCAGACGAGGAAAACCGGAAGTCGGTGAGCGACGGATCGGGGGAAGAAAGGACGGACTCCACTGGTTGTGACATGGCCGAGGAATATTATTGCAATAACTAT CTCTTTGACTGTGATGGGGAACCGGAAGAGGATTCGGATGGTGATTTATTGGTTTGTAACCTTGTAGCACATTTACGGGGCAAGTTCGACTTGGAAGGACCCAGAGCACAGGACTGGAGAAAATGTGCCGATTTCTCAGAGTTGGCCCTAAAGAAGTACAATAACGATAAT CCAAGGATGCTGATGCTACTGATGGTGTTCCTGAGGTCTTTCAAGCACGTGTGGTGA